A single Streptococcus thermophilus DNA region contains:
- a CDS encoding PTS trehalose transporter subunit IIBC, whose translation MSDSALSGLLSTVFGVQANSIGIGGLPAILSIKPQYWGIFAIIMVVDIVVAMVLIFLFHKTGFLTKTEEDGHAQETLKEASEGLVEPTVFTETTEVVSPLAGQVKSLSQATDPVFSSGVMG comes from the coding sequence ATGTCTGATTCTGCCTTATCAGGACTACTTTCAACAGTCTTTGGCGTCCAAGCAAACTCTATTGGTATTGGTGGTCTTCCAGCTATTCTCTCTATTAAACCCCAGTATTGGGGAATCTTTGCGATTATTATGGTTGTTGATATTGTGGTTGCTATGGTATTGATATTCCTCTTTCACAAAACTGGATTTTTAACGAAAACAGAGGAAGATGGACATGCACAAGAAACACTTAAAGAAGCTTCAGAAGGTTTGGTAGAACCAACTGTTTTTACTGAAACAACAGAGGTTGTTAGTCCTCTTGCTGGTCAAGTTAAATCGCTTAGCCAAGCGACAGACCCAGTATTCTCATCAGGTGTGATGGGATAG